The sequence GATATCCCGGATGCCAGTCGCTCCTCCGAATTGGGTGATGGCTTCGTGATGAATCTCCAGAATGACCTCAACCGGCAGATGGAAGCACTGGTCTGCGTTGGAGTTCATGCCAATCGCTTCATTGTGCGGGCGTAGTCCTTCATCGTCTGCTTGACGACAGCGGAGACGTCCTCTTGCGATGGAGCATTGCGGATCGGGGTCAGCGTGATGGTGCCCCCCGCATGCACTTCCAGATTCATCGAATCGCCTACTTTGAGATGGGCGAGTTCCATGATGGCGTTGTCGAAAATAACGCCTTGGGAATTTCCGATTTTGGAGACGGCCTTCAGCATGCGGTAAAACTACGTTTTACCGCATGAAATGTCAAGAAACGGAAGCTCAAGCCTCCGCCAGCGCCTTGTCCAGCGCGCCCTTCACGAAGCCCGAGAACAGCGGATGCGGCTTGTTCGGCTTCGACTGGAATTCCGGGTGGAACTGGCAGGCGACGTAGAACGGATGGTTCGGCAGCTCGACGATCTCGACCAGACCTTCCTTGGCGGAAACCGACGAGATCACGAGGCCCGCGTCCTGAAGCTGCTGCTGGTAGTCGGAATTGACCTCGTAGCGGTGGCGGTGGCGTTCGTGGATGCGGTCGGAGCCGTCGTAGAGATCGCTGGCCTTGGTGCCGGCGAAGAGGATCGATTCGCAGGAGCCGAGGCGCATCGTCGCGCCCATATCCTCCACGCCCTTCTGCTCCTCCTGGAGGCAGATCACGGCGTGCTCGGCGTTCTTGTCGAACTCGGTGGAGTTCGCTCCGGCCAGACCGCAGACGTTGCGGGCGAACTCGATGGTCGCGATCTGCATGCCGAGGCAGATGCCGAAATACGGGATGTTGTTCTCGCGGGCGTACTTCGCGGCGAGCACCTTGCCCTCGATGCCGCGGTCGCCGAAGCCGCCGGGAACCAGGATGCCGTCCACCTCGCCGATCACCTCGGCGGCGCCGCGTTCCTCGATCGCCTCCGCTTCGACGCGGACGATCTGGACCTTGGTGTCGTGGTGGGCACCGGCGTGGATGAGCGATTCGTAGATCGATTTGTAGGCGTCCTGCAGCTCGATGTATTTGCCGGCCACCGCGATCGTCACCTTGTTCTTCGGATGGATCACGCGCTGGACGAACTTCTCCCAGTCCTCGAGGGCGGGCGGCGGCGTGTGACCGAGGCCGATCTTGTCGACCACCAGGCGGTCGATCTTGTCGCGGCGCAGGTCGAGCGGGCACTCGTAGATCGAGTGGTCCACGTCGCGGAAGGCGACGACGTTCTTCTTCTCGACGTTGCAGAACATCGCGATCTTGCGGCGGTTGTCCTCGTCGAGGTCCGCCTCGGTGCGGCAGATGATGATGTCCGGCTGGATGCCCAGCTCGCGGAGCTTGGCGGCGGATTGCTGGGTCGGCTTGGTCTTCACCTCGCCCGCGGCCTTGATGTAGGGCAGCAGGGTGACGTGGATGAAACAGACGTTCTCGCGGCCCACTTCCAGCGAGAACTGGCGGATGGCCTCGATGAAGAGCAGTCCCTCCATGTCGCCGACCGTGCCGCCGATCTCGGTGATCAGCACGTCGACGTCCGGATTGTCCTTCGAAACGGTGTGGATGCGCTCCTTGATCTCATCGGTGACGTGCGGGATGAACTGCACCGTCTTGCCGAGATACTCGCCGCGGCGCTCCTTCTTGATCACCGAGTCGAACACCTGGCCGGAGGTCAGGTTGTTCATTCGGGAAAGACGGCCGCTGGTGAAGCGCTCGTAGTGGCCCAGGTCGAGGTCGGTTTCCGCGCCGTCGTCGAGGACGTACACCTCACCGTGCTGGTAGGGGGACATCGTGCCCGGGTCGACGTTGAGATACGGGTCGAACTTCTGCATCAGCACCTTGAGGCCGCGGTGTTCGAGCAGGGCGCCGATGGAGGCGGCTGCGAGGCCTTTTCCGAGGGAGGAAACGACGCCGCCGGTGACGAAGATGTATTTCATGGCAGAAGTGGGACGGAGATCAACGTGAGGAGAGAAGAAGGGATTCGACGAGCGGGGCCTGTTCGGGGGTGTCCAGGCCGATGGAATCGTCTTCGGTGATGAGCACCTTGATGCGCGCACCGTTTTCGAGGGCGCGGAGTTGCTCCAGGGACTCGGTTTGTTCAAGCACCGATGGAGGCCAGGTGACGAAGCGTTCGAGGAAATCGCGCTTGTAGCCGTAGAGCCCCTTGTGCCGGTAGACGGCGAGCCCCGCCGGCACGGTGCGGCGGTAGGGGATCGGGCTGCGGGAGAAATAGAGCGCGTGGCCGGTGGCATCGAGCACCACCTTCACGACGTTCGGGTCGGAGATCGCCTCCTCATCCTCAATGACATTCGCCGCGGTGGCCATCGGCAGCTCCGGATCGGCGATCATCGCGGCGGCGAGGTCGTCGATCAGCGCGGGGTCGATCAGCGGCTCGTCGCCCTGGATGTTGATCACGTGGGTGGCCTGCGGCAGCGCCTTCACGGCCTCGGCGAGGCGGTCGGTGCCGGTCGGATGGTCCGGCGAGGTCATCAGGACCTTGCCGCCGAAGGAAAGCACCGCGTCGCGGATGCGGTCGTCATCGGTGGCCACGTACAGCTCGTCGAGCTTGGTGCAGCCGAGACAGCGCTCCCAGACATGCTGGATCAGCGGCTTCCCGGCGAGAAGGTGGAGGGGCTTTCCGGGGAAGCGGGAGGACCCCCAGCGGGCTGGGAGGATGCCGACAAGATGGAGGCCGGAAGAGGAACGGTTCACGCGGGACGCGGGAAACTAGCCGGGGGGGGAGGGGCCGGACAAGAGTGGTTTGAAAAAAACGCTCCAGCCAGCCTAGGACGGGGGATTGTCGATGTGCGCCAGCGCCTTCTGGTAGCTCGCGTTCGCCAGGAAATGGCGGAGCTGCGGGTCGATTTCCGTCCGGTGGGCCGCCGTCCAGGCGGTGATCGCCTCGGAGGCCTCGCGCAGCGCGTCGAGGTGGGCCGCCGGGTCGCGGTCGCGCCAGGCGTGGTCGTTGATCACCGCCAGCCGGTGGAGCAGCAGCGTTTGGAGTTCGGATTGCATGGTGCGAACGTGGACGAAACCGGCCCGCCCGGCAACTGCGGCATCGACGCTCGCCGGATCGGCCGCTAGAGCCCTGTTGGAAATGGGTAATTACTGGATCGATGGCCTGGTGCTGCTGGCGTATTTCGCGCTCATTCTCGGCATCGGCCTCTCGCAGCGGAGCAAGAGCGGCAGCATGGAGGGCTTCGCGCTCGGCGACCGCCAGATCGCGTGGTGGGCGGTGCTCGCCTCGATCCTCGCCGCGGAAATCAGCGCCGGCACCTTCTTCGGCGCGCCGGGCGAGGGCTACGCGTTGCGGAACTTCACCTACGTCCAGCTCATCGTCGGCTACCTGCTCGCCCGCGTGGTGGTCAGCGCGGTGTTCATCCCGGCTTTTTACAAACACAACGTTGTCAGCATCTACGAGTTCCTCGGTCAACGCTTCGGCCCGGTGACCCACCGCGTTTCCTCCGGCGTGTTCCTCGTCACCCGCCTGCTCGCCAGCGGCACCCGGCTGTGGGTGCCCACCATGATCCTGGTGCTGATGTGGCACCTCCATCATCCGGACCAGGGCATCTCGCCTTCCACCGAGTTCTGGCTCACCGCGGTCGCGCTCGTCTTCGTCACCCTCGCCACCGCCATCTACACGACCGTGGGCGGCATCCGCGCCGTGATCTGGACGGACGTGATCCAGATCATCGTGCTGGTGTGCGCGCTCGGTTTCTCGCTCACCTACCTGCTCGGCCACATCCCCGGCGGCTGGGACGGCGCCAAGGCGGTCCTCACCGG comes from Luteolibacter sp. LG18 and encodes:
- a CDS encoding CTP synthase produces the protein MKYIFVTGGVVSSLGKGLAAASIGALLEHRGLKVLMQKFDPYLNVDPGTMSPYQHGEVYVLDDGAETDLDLGHYERFTSGRLSRMNNLTSGQVFDSVIKKERRGEYLGKTVQFIPHVTDEIKERIHTVSKDNPDVDVLITEIGGTVGDMEGLLFIEAIRQFSLEVGRENVCFIHVTLLPYIKAAGEVKTKPTQQSAAKLRELGIQPDIIICRTEADLDEDNRRKIAMFCNVEKKNVVAFRDVDHSIYECPLDLRRDKIDRLVVDKIGLGHTPPPALEDWEKFVQRVIHPKNKVTIAVAGKYIELQDAYKSIYESLIHAGAHHDTKVQIVRVEAEAIEERGAAEVIGEVDGILVPGGFGDRGIEGKVLAAKYARENNIPYFGICLGMQIATIEFARNVCGLAGANSTEFDKNAEHAVICLQEEQKGVEDMGATMRLGSCESILFAGTKASDLYDGSDRIHERHRHRYEVNSDYQQQLQDAGLVISSVSAKEGLVEIVELPNHPFYVACQFHPEFQSKPNKPHPLFSGFVKGALDKALAEA
- the kdsB gene encoding 3-deoxy-manno-octulosonate cytidylyltransferase, yielding MNRSSSGLHLVGILPARWGSSRFPGKPLHLLAGKPLIQHVWERCLGCTKLDELYVATDDDRIRDAVLSFGGKVLMTSPDHPTGTDRLAEAVKALPQATHVINIQGDEPLIDPALIDDLAAAMIADPELPMATAANVIEDEEAISDPNVVKVVLDATGHALYFSRSPIPYRRTVPAGLAVYRHKGLYGYKRDFLERFVTWPPSVLEQTESLEQLRALENGARIKVLITEDDSIGLDTPEQAPLVESLLLSSR